In Palaemon carinicauda isolate YSFRI2023 chromosome 38, ASM3689809v2, whole genome shotgun sequence, a single window of DNA contains:
- the LOC137630508 gene encoding uncharacterized protein, giving the protein MELTMAMKCCLLLVVSCALLTTPVAARPSHRQKRVSDQRLAELETLLALARMKNRKFVTVPVGYGLIDVHQIGRRKRSEPLEIGHQDPSSSSSSSSSDYDLHAFSSANSDSIKEEPLLGGNYSDDEESSEVEDSGRDRTGYMLAGLRPGPRESFFLGMRGDQQHPRFF; this is encoded by the exons GAACTGACGATGGCCATGAAGTGTTGCCTTTTGCTGGTAGTCTCCTGCGCCCTTCTAACCACCCCAGTGGCTGCCCGACCTAGTCACAG ACAAAAGCGAGTGAGTGATCAGCGCCTTGCCGAACTGGAAACGCTGCTGGCTCTAGCCCGGATGAAAAACCGAAAATTCGTGACTGTCCCAGTGGGCTACGGACTCATTGATGTCCACCAGAT CGGTCGCCGAAAACGCTCCGAGCCCTTGGAAATCGGGCACCAggacccctcttcctcctcctcctcctccagcagCGACTATGACCTGCACGCGTTCTCATCCGCTAATTCAGACTCCATCAAAGAGGAACCGCTTCTGGGTGGGAACTACTCCGACGACGAGGAATCCAGCGAGGTCGAAGACAGCGGGAGGGACCGGACGGGCTATATGCTGGCCGGATTGAGACCCGGCCCACGGGAATCTTTCTTCTTGGGCATGAGGGGAGACCAACAGCACCCAAGATTCTTCTAG